DNA from Desulfitobacterium chlororespirans DSM 11544:
TTCCATATTTCACGGGGAAATTCTTCTTTTTCATCCCGCTCTTCGGCGCCTGCCGCACACTCATTCTCGGCAAAATCCCGCACCATTTTCCTCATCATCACATGGTCTTCACTTAAATCAAAAATCATACGTTTTCGTCTCCCCTCATTTTCTCTGAATATCTCTAACCTTTAATTGAATAGGTGTAGAAACCTTAATAAGTGTAGAAACCTCTGCCCGTTTTTCTGCCCAGCCAGCCTGCCTTGACATATTTTCTCAACAGGGGGCAGGGCCGATATTTATCGCCAAGTCCTTCATGGAGTACATCACAAATGGCCAGAACCGTATCCAAACCGATCAGATCCGCCAGGGCCAAGGGACCCATCGGATGATTGGCTCCCAGCTTCATGACATTGTCGATAGCTTCCGGTTTGGCAATGCCCTCGTTAAGGGTCCATATGGCTTCGTTAATCATCGGAATCAGAATCCGGTTGGCGACAAATCCCGGGGCATCATTGACCTCCACCGGGGTTTTCCCCATAGCCACACTCAGGTTCTCAATCTCGGTATACACTTCATCACTGGTTGCCAGGCCGCGAATAATCTCCACAAGCTTCATCACCGGGACCGGATTCATAAAATGCATCCCGATCACTTTGTCCGGGCGCTTGGTGCAGGCGCCGATTTCCGTAATCGGCAATGAGGACGTATTGGAAGCTAGAATCGTATGTTCAGGGCAAACCCTATCCAAGGTTTGGAAAATGTCATGTTTAATCGCCATGTTTTCAACTGCCGCTTCGATGACTAAATCAGCCAGAGCCGCATCCTGAAGAGAAACACTGGCTTGAAGCTGTCCGAGGATGCCAGCCTTTTCTTCCGCAGAGAGTTTGCCTTTTTCCACACTGCGGTCCAGATTTTTTTCAATCCCTTTCAGACCACGGGCTACATATTCCTCCTTGATATCATTTAAGATGACCGTGTACCCTGCCTGAGCCGCTACTTGGGCAATTCCGGAGCCCATTTGCCCCGCTCCGATGACCATAATCGTTTTCATAACGTTCTCCTCTCCATGTCATAATTTTTATTTCTTAAATGTTTAGCAATAACAATCCGCTGAATCTGGTTGGTGCCTTCATAGATTTGGGTGATTTTGGCATCCCGCAGATAGCGTTCGATGGGATACTCCCGGGTGTAGCCATAGCCCCCGAAGATCTGCATGGCATCATTGGTTACTTTGACCGCCATTTCACTGGCAAATAATTTGGCCATGGAAGCCTCTTTACTATAGGGCACCCCCTCCACCCGCCTGACTGCCGCCTGATAGACCAATAAACGAGCTGCTTCCAGTTGAGCGGCCATATCCGCAAGCATGAATTGGATGCCTTGGAAATTCATAATCTCCTGCTTGAATTGAACCCTCTCCTGAGCATAGGCCAAGGCAGCCGCAAAAGCCGCCTGAGCAATTCCTACGGCCTGGGCCCCAATCCCGATGCGGCCATCGTCAAGCAAGGCCATGGCAATTTTAAACCCTTGCCCCTCTTCTCCCAATCGGTTCTCGACAGGAACCACCATATCCTCAAAAATCAACTCACGGGTCGATGAACCGTGGAGTCCCATTTTCTTTTCCTTTTTGCCGATGATAAGACCGGGAGTATCGGCATCGACAAGAAAGGCCGTAATTCCCCGGGAACCCTTCGTGCGGTCGGTGGAAGCCAGAACTGTATAGATTCCGGCATAGCCGGTGTTGGAAATGAAGCGTTTGCTGCCGTTGATCACATAGTGGTCACCGCGGCGCTTGGCGGTTGTGACTAAACTGGAGGCATCGGACCCGGAGTTCGGTTCCGTGAGGGCAAAGGCTCCCAGCATCTCTCCTTTGGCGAGCTTCGGCAAATACTTTTGTTTTTGTTCTTCATTGCCAAAATAATAAATCGGAAAGGTGCCAAGGGTGGTGTGAACAGCCATAATGACGGCCGTGGAGGCACAGCCCCGGGCAATTTCCTCAAGGGCTAAGGTGTAGGAGGTAAAATCGGAGCCGGCCCCTCCATACTCCTCCGGAATAGGGATCCCCAGCAGTCCCAGTTCTCTCATCTTATGTACCAGGGCCAAAGGAAACTCATGGGTCTCATCGGTGTGAGCCGCTTGGGGAATGACCTCTTCTTCCACAAAATCTCTGACCATTTTTCGCATCATCTTTTGATCTTCGGTAAGATTAAAGTTCAATGAAGTGACCTCCTTGCCGGCAGTCTCTTTGGGCAGCTGCACAACTATGGGAATATTATAAATTATCTGTTTATAATGCAAATAACGTGCCAATGTGCGTCAAGTTTTAATCCTCATCTCCGGAAAGGCTTGAATTCATTGAGATATTTTCGAAATTTTTAAAATATTTCATCTATTTGTACATGTGAACGCAAAGTTCATATGTCTTTAAAAGCGGACAACATTTTGTCTTTAAATCAGCGAGAAATTAAAAAAAGGCTGGAATTCCAACCTTTTCACTCCCTATGTCTATTAAAAAGGACACTGTCTCCCAAAAACTACAGTGACTCAAAATCGAGACATCTGTCAATTACCCTTGAATATTGTACTTAGCCAGCTTTTTATAGAGCACGGAGCGGTGAATGCCCAGGATTCGGGCAGCCTGTACCTTGTTGCCCTGAACGCGGCGGAGAGTCTTATCAAGAATCTCACGTTCTGCGGCTTGTAAAGCATATTCCAGGGTTTGTTCCCCACCTAGGGTTATGGTTTCCATGACTCCCGGCAGAGCCAAATGCTTAGGCAAAATCCAGGCTTCATCACAAATGACGATGGCCCGTTCCAGGATATTCTCCAGTTCACGAATATTGCCCGGCCAGTCATAAGCACATAAGTGGGTAATGCTTTCCGGTCTCACCCCCTGGATGTCCGTACCCAGTCGCTTATTGATTTTTTCAATAAGTCCTCTGGCAATAAAGCCGATGTCCTCTTTGCGTTCTCTTAAAGGGGGCAGATCGATGGTCAGAACATTGAGACGGTAATAAAGATCAAGGCGGAATTTATGCTCCATCACCATCTTGTGCAGATCCCTGTTCGTGGCTGCAATAATCCGCACATCGACTTTGATGGGTTCTGTCCCTCCCAAACGCTCAAGCTCACGTTCCTGCAGCACCCGCAGCAGTTTGGCCTGCATACCCATAGACATATCGCCGATCTCATCAAGAAAGATCGTCCCTTTGTCCGCAAGTTCAAATTTACCGGGTTTGCCGCCTTTGCGGGCCCCCGTAAACGCACCCTCCTCATAGCCAAAAAGTTCTGATTCCAGGAGGTCTTCCGGCAATGCCGCACAATTCACTTTGATATAAGGTCCATTGCTGCGGATACTTGATTTATGAATAGCATGGGAAAAGACTTCTTTCCCTGTACCGCTTTCACCCAGGATCAGAATCGTCGAGGTTGTTTGAGAGGCGCGATGCGCTAAAGATTTGGCTTTCTTCATTCTGGGACTTTCCCCGATAATATCATCAAAAACGAATTGGGAGGAATGGAATTTGCCCAACTCTTCTTTATAGTACGCAAGGTTCTCTTCCAGGCGCATGACTTTTTTGGCAAACATTTTGGCGATTTCCATGTTTTTGAAAAGAGTCTTGGCCAAGGCCCCCACGACTTTACCTTCCCGTTCAATGGGGACCCGCATGATGATAAAATCACGCCCCTTAAGATGCCAGGTCTCGCCGAATTGGGCCTTCCCTGATTTCAAGGTCTGGGGCAGACTGGAATTAGGGCTGATATCATTAATCTTTTTGCCGATCACATCCTGCACTTTAACCCCGATGACATCCAAAAAGAATTGGTTCATCAGGACAATATTCTCTTGATCATCGATGACGACCATGCCTTCATAAGAATTCTCGACCACCGCCTCCAGTGTGGCCATCAGCTTTTCGTTGGAATTCAGACGATGGCTTACCTCTTCCAGTTCGGTAATATCTTTAAACACGGCTACTGCGCCCAGAACCTTGTGCCCCAGGATGATGGGCAGGAAGTCTGCCTTGGTGTTAAGCTCACCGTAGCTCATGGGGATGCCCCGCAGTTCTTCACCTGTTGCCAGCGCTTTAAAGGTTAAGGAGTCCGGAAAAAAGTTTTTGATCGGTTTGCCGAGGACTTCTTCAGCATGAAAGCCCAGCAATTTTTCCGCAGAAGGGTTAAAGAAAACGATGCGCCCCTGGGCATCAATAGCCACCACGGCATTATGAACAGCTTCGATGGTTTGGCTGATATAGAAATCCAGGTCGTTCAGCAGCTGGTACAACAGGAACAGATTATCATGAAATTTGAATTCCCCTTGATACTCACCTTTGCTGTCAACCACAAAGGCGGTGGGCCATCCTTCGGTAATCAGGACATTGAAATTAAAAAGCAGGCTGTTCTCCTCCGGAAGCAGCCACTCTACCGGCCGTATATAGGATGAAATCGGCGCCCTGGGATCAAACTTCCCCTGGGTTAAACTTTCCATAATATCGGCAGTCCCTAAAACACCCAGAAATCTTTTCTCTTTGCTTACTACCGGCAGATGAGTTCGTTCCTCTTTTAAAATGATCTGCAGAGCATCAGCCAATACGGTCTCTTCATCAAGATAAAGGGAGGAGAGAATCAATTCCTGGCTGTCCAGCAAAGAAAGGCCACTCGAAATAAAGCCATTCATGTTTGTCTCATCTCACTAACCTTCTGTAATATTTAGAAAGAGTTATCATACAAATTATATATTATTCCTAATTTTCTGTATTCGATCGCTAAATCCTGCTTTTCCTTAAATTAATTATTGGAAATGGGAAAGAAGAATCCCGCTGCCGCCCACGGCAGCGGAAATTCTTCTATTCTCCCTTCACCTGGCTTGTTCCGCTACGGCTCGAGAGGATCGTATAAATCCTCCGTCACCGTATCGGTTATCTTTATATCTTTTATTCCAACCAGCTCTCCGCTGGCCGTGATAAAAGCGTTTTTCGCCAGGATAGTATTCATTACGTCCTGCACTACTTCTTTTGTCAGACCCTGCTTAGGGTTGGAGAGCGTAATACCCGCCGCTTTACCCCCGCTGGTCCGGAAAGATAATTTTATTATACGGTTCGTAGAAATTGGCAATCTATTCACCCCCTTCCTGAAATCCCTCCCCAGGTACCCTTTCCCAGGGCCCTTACTCCTCTTCAAGGAGCTGTGAGTTCCTGCTTACGGTGATATCCACTACCTGATCCGCCACTAAACTGAACAACGCCGTGGCGATTTCGTGGAGATCCTCATCCGTAACCGTAGACTTCAATCCGGGGATACTTTTTTTCCTAATCACCGGACTGCCGGAAGGCGTGATCCCGGTCTCACATTTCACAGTCAGAGTTGACGTCAGGGGAATGGCAAGAACTGCCATCCTCCTCACCCCCTTTCTTGTCGTATTGACGACAGGAGCTTGTTTCGCCTGTCCCTTCCAGTCTATGCACTGGATTATCCAATGGTTCCCAAGGTCCTCATAAAGTGGTGGTAATTTTCTTTATTTTTAAATTGGTAGTGATGGCAGGCGGATACACCTTCAGCCTCTTGGTCATATTTTCCATCATCTTATAGGCCGTCTCCCGGTATTCTTCCTTCAGTTGGGGATCGGTGTCCGCTAAACCGGCAAGGGTCTTCAGAAGCCCTTCGTAGGCGTTGAGCATATTGTCCCGGTGAATGGTGAATTGGACATCGGTAATTTTCCGGGCAGAGGGACTCTCTTCTTTGGCCTGGACCGGCTCCTTTGGCTGCGGGGCGGCTTTTTCCGGGCGGGCCTCATCTTTTTGCTTGTAGTCCGATACTTCCTGCTCCAGGCCGGCATTCCGGGTGGTTAATTCGGTGATCCTGCTGTCTTTGTCCGCCACTTCTTTTTCGAGCTCAGACTTTTCCCCGATAGCCCGGTCCCTTTCCTCCCGGGCCTGATCTCTTTCCTGGACAGCCTGCTGAAGTTCCACTTTGCTCATGCCGGCCACATCATGCTCCGCCATAAATTGCTCCCGCTCCTCTTCTGGAAGTCCCAGCAGGATAAGGGCCTGAGTATAAGTCAAATTACCAACCGGTTGGTAATTTGCATCCCCATTGTCTGAGGTGAGCAGCTTAGGTCCATATTCCTCATACAGACGCGTAAGATTCCCGGCTGTGCTTCGGGAATAGCTCACCGACTCCGCCAGCCAGTTCAGCCATTCCCCATGAGGCAGCAAAGCTTTGGCTTCCTTCAGGCGCTTGCCGATCTCCACAGCGCTGATCAGCAGAACTTTGCATGTCTGTTGTCTTATAATCAAGATTTCCGCAGCGATAGTTGAGGTCGTGCGTTCGGTAGCGATCAGATTCATTTTGTTTACCCATCCCTTTTTGATGCTTTTCTATAAACTATGTGGCCAAGTTTATAAACGTGAGGATTTGTACACAAAAAGCCGTTGTCAGCAGACAACAGCTGACA
Protein-coding regions in this window:
- a CDS encoding acyl-CoA dehydrogenase, which translates into the protein MNFNLTEDQKMMRKMVRDFVEEEVIPQAAHTDETHEFPLALVHKMRELGLLGIPIPEEYGGAGSDFTSYTLALEEIARGCASTAVIMAVHTTLGTFPIYYFGNEEQKQKYLPKLAKGEMLGAFALTEPNSGSDASSLVTTAKRRGDHYVINGSKRFISNTGYAGIYTVLASTDRTKGSRGITAFLVDADTPGLIIGKKEKKMGLHGSSTRELIFEDMVVPVENRLGEEGQGFKIAMALLDDGRIGIGAQAVGIAQAAFAAALAYAQERVQFKQEIMNFQGIQFMLADMAAQLEAARLLVYQAAVRRVEGVPYSKEASMAKLFASEMAVKVTNDAMQIFGGYGYTREYPIERYLRDAKITQIYEGTNQIQRIVIAKHLRNKNYDMERRTL
- a CDS encoding DUF1659 domain-containing protein, whose amino-acid sequence is MAVLAIPLTSTLTVKCETGITPSGSPVIRKKSIPGLKSTVTDEDLHEIATALFSLVADQVVDITVSRNSQLLEEE
- a CDS encoding DUF2922 domain-containing protein, with protein sequence MPISTNRIIKLSFRTSGGKAAGITLSNPKQGLTKEVVQDVMNTILAKNAFITASGELVGIKDIKITDTVTEDLYDPLEP
- a CDS encoding DUF3102 domain-containing protein; amino-acid sequence: MNLIATERTTSTIAAEILIIRQQTCKVLLISAVEIGKRLKEAKALLPHGEWLNWLAESVSYSRSTAGNLTRLYEEYGPKLLTSDNGDANYQPVGNLTYTQALILLGLPEEEREQFMAEHDVAGMSKVELQQAVQERDQAREERDRAIGEKSELEKEVADKDSRITELTTRNAGLEQEVSDYKQKDEARPEKAAPQPKEPVQAKEESPSARKITDVQFTIHRDNMLNAYEGLLKTLAGLADTDPQLKEEYRETAYKMMENMTKRLKVYPPAITTNLKIKKITTTL
- a CDS encoding sigma-54-dependent Fis family transcriptional regulator — translated: MNGFISSGLSLLDSQELILSSLYLDEETVLADALQIILKEERTHLPVVSKEKRFLGVLGTADIMESLTQGKFDPRAPISSYIRPVEWLLPEENSLLFNFNVLITEGWPTAFVVDSKGEYQGEFKFHDNLFLLYQLLNDLDFYISQTIEAVHNAVVAIDAQGRIVFFNPSAEKLLGFHAEEVLGKPIKNFFPDSLTFKALATGEELRGIPMSYGELNTKADFLPIILGHKVLGAVAVFKDITELEEVSHRLNSNEKLMATLEAVVENSYEGMVVIDDQENIVLMNQFFLDVIGVKVQDVIGKKINDISPNSSLPQTLKSGKAQFGETWHLKGRDFIIMRVPIEREGKVVGALAKTLFKNMEIAKMFAKKVMRLEENLAYYKEELGKFHSSQFVFDDIIGESPRMKKAKSLAHRASQTTSTILILGESGTGKEVFSHAIHKSSIRSNGPYIKVNCAALPEDLLESELFGYEEGAFTGARKGGKPGKFELADKGTIFLDEIGDMSMGMQAKLLRVLQERELERLGGTEPIKVDVRIIAATNRDLHKMVMEHKFRLDLYYRLNVLTIDLPPLRERKEDIGFIARGLIEKINKRLGTDIQGVRPESITHLCAYDWPGNIRELENILERAIVICDEAWILPKHLALPGVMETITLGGEQTLEYALQAAEREILDKTLRRVQGNKVQAARILGIHRSVLYKKLAKYNIQG
- a CDS encoding 3-hydroxybutyryl-CoA dehydrogenase; translated protein: MKTIMVIGAGQMGSGIAQVAAQAGYTVILNDIKEEYVARGLKGIEKNLDRSVEKGKLSAEEKAGILGQLQASVSLQDAALADLVIEAAVENMAIKHDIFQTLDRVCPEHTILASNTSSLPITEIGACTKRPDKVIGMHFMNPVPVMKLVEIIRGLATSDEVYTEIENLSVAMGKTPVEVNDAPGFVANRILIPMINEAIWTLNEGIAKPEAIDNVMKLGANHPMGPLALADLIGLDTVLAICDVLHEGLGDKYRPCPLLRKYVKAGWLGRKTGRGFYTY